One genomic window of Bactrocera dorsalis isolate Fly_Bdor chromosome 4, ASM2337382v1, whole genome shotgun sequence includes the following:
- the LOC125778404 gene encoding uncharacterized protein LOC125778404 translates to MAITNNDLNQISASDLLKEAAKIKEFRGDGTYDISSFIGEVELILPLFDENQAVKNYVWERHIKTKIQGEALQIIRTLNRDSSWDEVKTELIRNFGIRESYHQLFHQAITTRQYNGQWILKLLILTAIWTLGLGQVTIDKIESNKGYIEIQTGDADIVKSYVTILHVINPLEISNLLNEIESNIKSANLQVGQAILNMQIKFIRSKINTITPHRQKRGLLNAVGTVQKWLYGTMDDNDRQDLEQHLNIIDTNNHKAIETINKQIDINTNFNKTFLELKRLMHNDRDMISAKLNSIGSITLMAGSTHKEGAGGDARQQFMPQRQGSASARLNAIDGNSL, encoded by the exons ATGGCAATCACCAACAACGATCTAAACCAGATATCAGCGTCGGACCTCCTTAAGGAAGCTGCGAAAATCAAAGAGTTCAGAGGCGACGGGACCTACGACATATCTTCATTCATTGGAGAGGTGGAACTGATCCTGCCCTTGTTCGACGAGAACCAAGCGGTCAAAAATTATGTATGGGAGAGACACATAAAGACCAAGATCCAAGGAGAGGCGCTCCAGATAATACGGACACTAAACAGAGACTCATCGTGGGACGAAGTGAAGACAGAACTGATACGGAACTTCGGAATAAGGGAAAGCTACCACCAACTCTTCCACCAGGCCATCACAACCAGGCAGTATAAT gGGCAATGGATCCTGAAACTTTTGATCCTGACAGCAATTTGGACCCTGGGGCTGGGACAAGTAACAATAGATAAAATAGAAAGCAATAAAGGATATATAGAAATACAAACAGGCGATGCAGATATAGTTAAGTCATATGTAACAATATTACACGTTATAAATCCACtagaaatatcaaatttacTTAATGAAATAGAATCTAATATAAAATCGGCAAATCTGCAAGTAGGACAAGCAATACTAAacatgcaaattaaatttattagaagCAAGATAAATACTATCACACCCCACAGACAAAAAAGAGGCCTACTAAATGCTGTAGGAACTGTACAAAAATGGCTTTACGGTACCATGGACGACAATGATAGACAAGACCTTGAACAACACCTCAACATAATCGACACAAACAACCACAAGGCTATCgaaacaataaacaaacaaatagatattaatactaatttcaataaaacgTTTCTTGAATTAAAAAGACTTATGCATAACGATAGGGATATGATATCTGCAAAACTAAACTCCATAGGGAGCATAA CCTTAATGGCCGGCAGCACGCATAAAGAGGGGGCGGGAGGAGATGCCAGGCAGCAGTTTATGCCTCAACGTCAAGGCAGTGCGAGCGCACGTCTTAATGCAATCGATGGCAATTCGCTTTAA